A stretch of the Bradyrhizobium sp. CCBAU 53351 genome encodes the following:
- a CDS encoding tripartite tricarboxylate transporter substrate binding protein, whose amino-acid sequence MRGMKRLAAAIFLVGVFLAGCLAGPASAENYPSRPIRLLHGFAAGGAADTLSRIIADGLSKKLGQPVIVEAKPGAGGNIAADAVAKAAPDGYTLGLVTGAHAISAATYKSLAYQPADSFEMISTLVYYALVIAVRNDYPAKSLGELIAIAKAKPGSLSFGSVGFGSTHHLAGELLNATAGIEMVHVPYRGDSQSTTALLGGEVPVVVGTPVLLAPQIQSGAIRGLAVTSPARTALLPDVPTVQEAGIKGYDVRTWAGLLAPKGTPPAIIAALNAATLDALRDPELKQRLETAVGGEVRGSSPEEMKKLIETEIAKWTGVVERAKIPRI is encoded by the coding sequence ATGCGAGGGATGAAGCGGCTTGCTGCGGCCATTTTTCTGGTCGGCGTTTTTCTTGCCGGTTGTCTGGCCGGTCCGGCATCGGCGGAGAATTATCCGTCGCGTCCGATCCGCCTGCTGCATGGTTTTGCCGCCGGCGGTGCGGCCGACACGCTCTCGCGCATCATCGCGGACGGACTGTCGAAGAAGCTGGGCCAGCCGGTCATCGTCGAGGCCAAGCCGGGCGCCGGCGGCAACATCGCGGCGGACGCGGTCGCCAAGGCGGCGCCTGACGGTTACACGCTCGGGCTCGTCACCGGCGCCCACGCGATTTCCGCGGCGACCTACAAGAGCCTCGCCTATCAGCCGGCCGACAGCTTCGAGATGATCTCGACGCTGGTCTACTACGCGCTCGTCATCGCCGTGCGCAACGACTATCCCGCGAAATCGCTGGGCGAGCTCATTGCGATCGCCAAGGCAAAGCCCGGCTCGCTCAGCTTCGGATCGGTGGGTTTCGGCTCGACCCATCACCTCGCGGGCGAATTGCTCAACGCCACCGCCGGAATCGAGATGGTGCACGTGCCGTATCGCGGCGATTCCCAATCCACCACCGCGCTGCTCGGCGGCGAGGTTCCTGTCGTCGTCGGCACGCCTGTTCTGCTCGCCCCGCAAATCCAGAGCGGCGCGATCCGCGGCCTTGCCGTGACCTCGCCGGCGCGCACCGCGTTGCTGCCCGATGTCCCGACGGTGCAGGAGGCCGGCATCAAGGGCTACGACGTGCGCACCTGGGCCGGCCTGCTGGCCCCCAAGGGAACGCCGCCCGCCATCATCGCCGCGCTCAATGCCGCAACGCTGGATGCGCTGAGGGATCCCGAGCTCAAGCAGCGCCTGGAGACGGCCGTCGGCGGCGAGGTCCGCGGCAGCTCGCCGGAGGAGATGAAGAAGCTGATCGAGACCGAGATCGCCAAATGGACCGGCGTGGTGGAGCGGGCAAAGATCCCGCGGATCTGA